A window of Microbispora hainanensis genomic DNA:
GACCAGTACGGCCAGCCCCGCCGACCTGAATACGGCATGCCCGCGGCGGCCCCGGCCGAGCCCGACCGGGCGATGCCCGCCACGGGGGCCCTCTATCCCGGGGCGGAGGTCCCCGACCCGGCCGACCTCGCCGCGAGCTTCGGCGTCGGATTCGGCGGCAGGTCCCGCCCCGCCATGACCCAGCCGGGCGGGCAGGGGCCGCAGCAGGCGGGCCGGCCCGCCGGTCAGGGCGGCTCGGTGAAGCCGGCCCCCGGCATCTACGGCCTGCTGACCGTCTTCACGCTGCTCGACGGCTCGGGCGAGGCGTTCGACAAGCTCGCCGAGGAGACCGTCGAGGCGGTGCAGCGCAACGAGCCCGACACGCTGCTGTTCGTCTGCCACGCGGTCAAGTCGGCCCCGCTCCAGCGCATCGTCTACGAGCTCTACCGCGACGAGGTCGGCTACAGCGAGCACCAGCGGCAGCCGCACATGGAGCGCTTCGCGACCGAGCGGGTGAAGTATGTGCTGGCGGCCAACGTCATCGAGCTGAGCGTCAACGCCGCCAAGGTGGTCCCCCTGCCCACCCGCCGGGTTCTCTAGACCGCTGTCCCCCTACGTTCGCGGGCGGAGAGAAGAGAACGTTCACGGGCGGAGGGAGCGGAGCGGGTGGAGAAAGCGGAGCGGGCTTCGCGAGGACCGCAGCTTCCTCCCGGTGCGGTGACCGGCCCGGCCGAGGTTCGTGGACGTCCGGCTGGAAGCGGCCCGGGCCGCGCATGGACCCCGGGCGCGGCGTCAGCGCTGCAGGGCCTCGCGGAGGCGGTTCTCGTTGACCCGCCAGTAGTCGTGCTGCACGCCGTCGATCAGGACGACCGGGATCATCTCCCAATATTCGGCCTGGTCCTCCGGCGAGGCGGTGATGTCGCGTTCCTCCCAGGGAACGCCCAGATCGGCGGCCACGCGCTCGACCACCGCGCGGGCGTCGTCGCACAGGTGGCAGCCCGGCTTGCCGAGCAGCGTGATCCGGTGGTCTTGAGGAGCCATGCCCTCGATTATCGCGATCCTCCCGGCCCGGAATGGAGACCGCCGCCCCCTCCTGGGACCCTTGAGACGAGGGAAGCCTCACACGATCGACTTTGTGCATAGCTTCACAAAGACACTAACCTGGTATTCATCCGTCGCATCCGCTATGCGGCCGGGGGCGCAACCGGCCGTCCGTCCCCCTGGAGCCCCGGCAAGTGATCCGCCGAATCCCGCAGCCCCGTGACCGCGGCATCCCCGACGCCACGGTGGCGAGGTTGCCGCTCTATCTGCGCGCACTCAACGGGATGGCCGAACGGGGCACGGCGACGGTGAGCTCGGAGGATCTCGCGGTAGCCGCCGGGGTGAACTCCGCCAAGCTCCGCAAGGACCTGTCCCACCTCGGGTCGTACGGCACCAGAGGCGTGGGATACGACGTGCAGTACCTCATCTACCAGATCTCGCGTGAGCTTGGTCTCACTCAGGACTGGGCCGTGGCCATCGTCGGCGTCGGAAATCTCGGCCGCGCGCTGGCCAACTACGGCGGGTTCGCCTCGCGCGGGTTCCGGATCGCGGGCCTGCTTGACGCCGATCCGCACGTCGTGGGCGATCGCATCGCAGGTCTCGTCGTCGAGCACGCCGACGAGCTGGAGTCCGTGATCAAGAAGCGCGGAGTCTCGATCGTGGTGATCGCCACGCCCGCCACGGCGGCGCAGCAGGTCTGCGACCGTGTCATCGCGGCCGGAGTCACCAGTATTTTGAACTTCGCCCCCGTCGTCTTGGCTGTGCCTGACGGCGTGGATGTCCGTAAAGTCGATTTATCCATCGAACTGCAGATACTTGCGTTCCACGAGCAGCGCAAGGCTAATGGAGGGCCCATCATGGCCGAGGAGTGGCCGGACGGGGTGGTCATGTGAGTGAGCCATCGATCGGAGCGAGCTCATGAGTGTCCTCGTCGTCGGCCTGAGCCACCGGACAACGCCGGTCGCGCTGCTCGAACGGGTCACGGTCAGCGGGGACGCGCTCGTCAAGCTGCTGCACGACGTGCAGTCCGACGAGTACGTCTCCGAGGCGCTGGTCGTCTCGACGTGCAACCGCGTCGAGGTCTACGCCGTGGTCGACCGGTTCCACGGCGGCGTC
This region includes:
- a CDS encoding glutaredoxin family protein, which translates into the protein MAPQDHRITLLGKPGCHLCDDARAVVERVAADLGVPWEERDITASPEDQAEYWEMIPVVLIDGVQHDYWRVNENRLREALQR
- a CDS encoding redox-sensing transcriptional repressor Rex, whose protein sequence is MIRRIPQPRDRGIPDATVARLPLYLRALNGMAERGTATVSSEDLAVAAGVNSAKLRKDLSHLGSYGTRGVGYDVQYLIYQISRELGLTQDWAVAIVGVGNLGRALANYGGFASRGFRIAGLLDADPHVVGDRIAGLVVEHADELESVIKKRGVSIVVIATPATAAQQVCDRVIAAGVTSILNFAPVVLAVPDGVDVRKVDLSIELQILAFHEQRKANGGPIMAEEWPDGVVM